The Brachyspira aalborgi genome has a segment encoding these proteins:
- the pgsA gene encoding CDP-diacylglycerol--glycerol-3-phosphate 3-phosphatidyltransferase, translating into MKNQIPNILSVSRIILSPLVIFLYFYNSIITAILGLIFLIILEITDALDGMIARKLNLVSDLGKVLDPFADTVFHITMFTIFLYEGSMPIWMFIISLYRDMFSMFIRILGGLRGFAVAAKFSGKLKTASRAAAVIIIFLIKVLKFTSIDFLPFDTITYYSLLIVTIITIYSFFDYLPLIIGKK; encoded by the coding sequence ATGAAAAATCAAATACCTAATATATTAAGCGTTAGCAGAATTATTTTATCTCCGCTTGTTATATTTCTTTATTTTTACAATTCTATTATAACGGCAATTTTAGGATTAATATTTTTAATTATCCTTGAAATTACTGACGCTTTGGACGGAATGATTGCTAGAAAACTTAATTTAGTTAGCGATTTGGGAAAAGTTCTCGACCCTTTTGCTGACACAGTTTTTCATATTACTATGTTTACAATTTTTTTATACGAAGGTTCTATGCCGATATGGATGTTTATAATTTCGCTTTATAGAGATATGTTTTCAATGTTTATAAGAATTCTTGGAGGTTTGAGAGGTTTCGCGGTCGCCGCAAAGTTTAGCGGAAAATTAAAAACCGCTTCGAGAGCCGCCGCCGTTATAATAATATTTTTGATAAAAGTTTTAAAATTTACTTCTATTGATTTTCTGCCTTTTGATACAATAACTTATTATAGCTTGCTTATAGTGACGATAATAACGATTTATTCATTTTTTGATTATCTGCCTTTAATAATTGGTAAAAAATAA